The sequence TGCCCTGCTCAAGAGCCTGGAGGAACCGTCGCCCGATACCCGCTTTGTGCTGCTGGCCGCACAACGCGAACAGCTGCTGCCCACGCTGGTTTCCCGCTCTCTCTGCCTGACGCTGCCCTGGCCGGACAGCCAGACCCGCGATGCGCAGGTCCTGCCGTGGGAAGAGGCCCTGGGCGAATTTCTCACCAGCGGCCGGGGCCTGTTTGAAAAAAGCGGCGCCCGCAATGCCCTGGACGCCCCGCTGACAGGCCGCATCCTGCTGGCCTGCCAGAAGTCCCTGAGCCGGGTGCTGGCCGGGCAGGCCGACAGCCACAGCCTGCTGGACATGGCCCTGCTCTCCCTGGACGCCCGCGCCCGTGCCCAATGTGCCAGCTGGCTTGCCGAAGCCCAGGAAGCCCTGGCTTTCAACGTCACGCCCGCCCGTGTGCTGGAAGCCCTGGCCGCCCGTCTGTTTGTATTGCGCCACGGCGGATAAT is a genomic window of uncultured Desulfovibrio sp. containing:
- a CDS encoding DNA polymerase III subunit delta' gives rise to the protein MTAPTLFASLADDAFRHLLLALSRLGQRPPQVLLLEGGTEEQRLDMARWWACRLKCPQPLPQGTPCLHCPTCLQTGTGEHLDMLAYDGRISNREDEENPGLVRAFNMEQVRLLKSRLRDAPHGPGPRVVILMGLSLTRDEAANALLKSLEEPSPDTRFVLLAAQREQLLPTLVSRSLCLTLPWPDSQTRDAQVLPWEEALGEFLTSGRGLFEKSGARNALDAPLTGRILLACQKSLSRVLAGQADSHSLLDMALLSLDARARAQCASWLAEAQEALAFNVTPARVLEALAARLFVLRHGG